The following coding sequences are from one Scylla paramamosain isolate STU-SP2022 chromosome 21, ASM3559412v1, whole genome shotgun sequence window:
- the LOC135110945 gene encoding uncharacterized protein LOC135110945 gives MGRVLPPPQLLLLLLLLLLLVSLSPGGAQSPNLALDCNAVLIVVKKLQKQIISSKQFTWSEAFSNSSLFVKPESDFEGVRLNVQSNDSTNHHQTVLFPAEECLPRNGKWLQFDTGIRKRRKRHVLYASCGKSRKGYTISVLQGVHTLSVEAHGSSRWIKGFLPKGCDVILPSTSENEQLATSKKSSSSATTTTTTFSSGTQERMIIIASTAGVVVFVVMVVVIVCRKWNSMVSRIKARFQSQPTVPRCHLQFTTGQGLTVDQDNEGFYYDIMPNGTARRVMVSQPAQSQPEVPNHHLQFTTGQGYTPDQDEEAVYYEILPNLTERRVIMSRPAHDSEEPLYSDIMPELDVQPRSPFYENVLLHGGAAIPHGRLEAQGVSVSHIHGTVL, from the exons aTGGGAAGAGTcttgccaccaccacagctgctgctgctgctgctgctgctgctgttgctggtatcACTGAGTCCTGGAGGCGCACAAAGTCCCAATCTGGCCCTGGACTGCAATGCTGTTCTCATAGTAGTGAAGAAACTACAAAAGCAAATCATAAGTAGCAAGCAGTTTACATGGAGTGAAGCATTTTCAAATTCTTCTCTGTTTGTGAAGCCTGAGAGTGACTTTGAGGGCGTCCGTCTTAATGTGCAGTCAAATGACAGCACTAACCATCACCAAACTGTCTTGTTCCCTGCCGAGGAGTGTTTGCCGCGCAATGGCAAGTGGCTGCAATTTGATACAGGGAtacggaaaagaaggaagaggcatGTATTGTACGCTAGTTGTGGTAAAAGCCGTAAGGGATACACTATCAGCGTCCTGCAAGGCGTTCATACCCTCAGTGTGGAGGCTCACGGCTCTTCCAGGTGGATAAAAGGATTCCTACCCAAGGGCTGTGACGTCATTCTTCCTAGTACATCCGAGAACGAACAACTGGCCACCAGCAAGAAGTCTTCAtcctctgccaccaccaccacgaccaccttTTCCTCAGGGACACAGGAAAGAATGATAATCATAGCGTCAACAGCAGGAGTGGTGGTTTtcgtggtaatggtggtggtaatagtctGTCGGAAATGGAATTCCATGGTATCAC GAATTAAGGCGAGGTTTCAGTCTCAGCCTACCGTCCCCCGCTGCCACCTGCAGTTCACCACAGGCCAGGGACTCACCGTAGACCAAGACAATGAAGGTTTCTATTACGATATCATGCCTAACGGCACAGCACGCCGAGTGATGGTGTCGCAGCCTGCACAATCCCAGCCTGAAGTCCCCAACCACCACTTGCAGTTCACTACCGGCCAGGGATACACCCCAGATCAAGACGAGGAAGCCGTCTATTACGAAATTCTGCCTAACCTCACAGAACGTCGAGTGATAATGTCACGGCCCGCACATGACTCGGAGGAACCCTTGTACAGTGATATAATGCCCGAACTTGACGTGCAACCTCGCTCACCTTTTTACGAAAATGTGCTTTTGCACGGTGGTGCTGCCATCCCTCACGGTCGCCTGGAGGCTCAAGGAGTCAGTGTGTCACACATCCACGGCACGGTGCTGTAG